The region TCCCATGGACCCGAACAACTGCTTCATCGACATCCAGGCAGGCGCCGGCGGCACCGAGGCGCAAGACTGGGCGTCCATGCTGCTGCGCCAGTATCTGCGCTACTGCGAACGCAAGGGCTTCAAGGCTGAAATCCTGGAACAGTCGGACGGTGAAGTCGCCGGCATCAAGACCGCCACGATCAAGGTCGAGGGCGAATACGCCTACGGCTTCCTGCGCACCGAAACCGGTGTGCACCGTCTCGTGCGCAAATCGCCGTTCGACTCCGCCAACGGTCGCCACACTTCGTTCTCGAGCCTGTTCGTCTATCCGGAAGTCGATGAATCCTTCGAGATCGACATCAATCCGGCCGACGTGCGCGTGGATACCTACCGCGCCTCCGGCGCCGGTGGTCAGCACATCAATAAAACCGACTCCGCGGTGCGCCTCACGCACGGCCCCAGCGGCATCGTCGTGCAATGCCAGAACGACCGCAGCCAGCACCGCAACCGCGCCGAGGCGTGGGACATGCTGCGCGCCAAGCTGTTCGAACTGGAACTGCGCAAGCGCATGAGCGAGCAGCAAAAACTGGAAGACTCCAAGACCGACGTGGGCTGGGGCCACCAGATCCGCTCGTACGTACTGGACCAGTCGCGCATCAAGGACCTGCGCACCAACTTTGAAATGGGCAACACCAAGGCCGTGCTGGACGGCGATCTGGATGGTTTCATTGCCGCATCGCTGAAACAAGGCGTCTGATCCGAATACTGATACTGATCCCCGCCGCAGCAGTACGCTGCTGCGGCGCAGATCGGCAGTCCGGTTCTTTCCCTGCCCATTCTTACTAACGAATTTCCGACATCATGACCACACAAAACGATAACGCCGCACAGCCACAGCAGCCGCCAGTAGATGAAAACGCCATCATCGCCGAACGCCGCGCCAAGCTCGGCGCGATCCGCGAACAGGGCGTCGCCTTCCCGAACGACTTCCGCCCCGAACACAACGCCGCCGCCCTGCATGCGCAATACGGCGAGCTCGACAACGAGGCGCTGGAAGCCAATCCGGTCAAGGTCTCGATCGCCGGCCGCATGATGTTGAAGCGCGTGATGGGCAAGGCTTCGTTCGCGACCTTGCAGGACGCATCGGGCCCGCGCGCCGATGGCCGCATGCAGCTCTACGTCACCAACGACGTCACCGGCGAAGCTGCACATGCCGCCTTCAAGCATTACGACCTGGGCGACATCCTCGGCGCCGAAGGCACGCTGTTCAAGACCAAGACCGGCGAACTGTCGGTCAAGGTGACCGGCCTGCGCCTGGTCACCAAGTCGCTGCGCCCGCTGCCGGACAAGTTCCACGGCCTGTCGGACCAGGAAACCAAGTACCGCCAGCGCTACGTCGACCTGATCATGAGTGAAGAAACGCGCCGCACCTTCAAGGCGCGCACCGCTGCGATGTCGTCGATCCGCCGCTTCATGGAAAAGAACGACTTCATGGAAGTCGAAACCCCGATGCTGCATACCATCCCCGGCGGCGCAGCAGCCAAACCGTTCATCACGCATCACAATGCGCTGGACATGCAGATGTTCCTGCGCATCGCGCCCGAGCTGTACCTGAAGCGCCTGGTGGTCGGCGGCTTCAACCGTGTGTTCGAAGTCAACCGCAACTTCCGCAATGAAGGCGTCTCGCCGCGCCACAATCCGGAATTCACGATGATGGAATTCTATGCGGCCTACGTCGACTACCAATGGCTGATGAGCTTCACCGAACAGGTGATCCGCCAGGCGGCCATCGATGCGCACGGCACCGCGACGCTGACCTACCAGGGCCGCGAACTGGATCTGGCCAAGCCGTTCCAGCGCCTGACCATCACCGGCGCCATCAAGAAGTACGCGCCGGAATACACCGACGAGCAACTGGGCGACATCGAGTTCCTGCGCACCGCGCTCAAGAAGTTCGGCGTCAAGACCGACCAGGCTCCCCTGGCCAAGGCCGGTATCGGCGCGCTGCAACTGGCGCTGTTCGAAGAAACCGCTGAATCGCAATTGTGGGAACCGACCTACATCATCGATTACCCGGTTGAAGTCTCGCCATTGGCGCGTGCCTCCGATACGGTGGCCGGCATCACCGAGCGTTTCGAGCTGTTTATCACCGGCCGTGAAATCGCCAACGGCTTCTCCGAGCTGAATGACGCCGAAGATCAGGCGGCGCGCTTCCAGGCGCAAGTCGCCGCGAAGGACGCAGGCGACGAAGAAGCCATGTATTACGACGCCGATTACATCCGCGCGCTCGAATACGGCATGCCGCCGGCCGGTGGCTGCGGCATCGGCATCGACCGCCTGATGATGCTGATCACCGATTCGCCGAACATCCGCGACGTCATCCTGTTCCCGCATCTGCGCCGCGAAGACTGACCGAAAAGCCCTCTTCCAAGCCGGAAAAACAGACAAGTCGGAAAGCGCCTACAAGGCCTTTCCGGCTTGTCCTACATTGAGATACAAGTTTTTACAACTGACACACTATCCGTCTTTTTTCCCGATGGCTTGTACTCCATAATCGCCTCACATCAACACCAATACGGAGAGGCCCATCATGGAAGTCGTCAAATCACCCAGCCGCATTCATCCCCTTGTCGCCACCGCTGCTGTCGCGGTGACGCTGGTCAGTCTGGTTGGCGTCGCTGCCATCACCGGTCTGCTGCCGACATCGAACAGCAGCGTCGCGCCGCAGCAGGCCATGACGGATGCGACCACCGCACCGCAATCGCCGCAACAGCTGCAGCAGGCGCAAAACAACCAGCAACCGGCGCCCAAGGCCAATTACGCCCAGCAAGCCCAACAAAACAGCAATAGCTACGGCAACCCTGCTCCGGCAGCGGTGGCGCGTTGCTCCAGCTGCGGCGAAGTGCAGGCTGTGCGCGCAATTCAGCACACGCCTAAAGCCAGTGGCGTAGGCATTGTGGCCGGCGCCGTGCTCGGCGGCGTACTGGGTAACCAGATCGGTAGCGGCAACGGCCGTACGCTCGCCACGGTCGCCGGCGCAGGCGCCGGTGGTTATGCCGGTAACGAAGTGGAAAAACACACCCGCACCACCACCAGCTATGTAGTCGACGTCCGTATGGAAAACGGCAGCGTCCGTTCCTTCCCGCAGTCGGGTGAAGGCTGGCGCGTCGGCGATCAGGTGCGCGTCGTGAACGGTCACCTGACCAGCCGCGGCTGATTGTTGACCGGCTGCATCGGGATGCAGCAACCTGCCGGATAGTACGTTCCGGTCTTGTTTTACAGTTGTTAAAAAGCCGTGTCTGCCCTGTGCCGACACGGCTTTTTTATGTCCTCGCTCATTACAAAACCGAATAAGCATTCAACTATTTATGCGTTCACGCTCTATTACCGTGCTGCTAGACTGATCGCTACTTCATTCATTCTTTTCATTCATTCTTACTCCCGTGATTCGCATCGAGCATCTCCACAAAAACTATCAAGTTGCCAACCGGGACATCACCGCACTGACCGATATCAACCTGCATATCGACGCAGGTGAAATCTTCGGCGTCATCGGCCGCTCAGGCGCCGGTAAAAGCACGCTGATCCGCACGCTCAACCTGCTCGAACGTCCGAGCTCGGGCAGCATCTTCATCGAAGGCGAAGACATCACGCGTTTCGACGGCGCGCAGCTGCATGCATTGCGCCAGCGCGTTGGCATGATCTTCCAGCACTTCAACCTGCTCAACGCCAAAACCGTCGCCGCCAATATCGACTGGCCGCTGAAGATCACCGGCAAGTACACGCGCGAACAACGGGCGGCGCGCGTCTCTGAATTGCTGGAGCTGGTCGGCCTGTCCGAACACCGCGACAAGTATCCTGCGCAGTTGTCCGGCGGACAAAAGCAGCGTGTCGGCATTGCACGCGCATTGGCGAATTATCCGCACCTGCTGCTGTGCGATGAAGCCACGTCCGCACTCGATCCGGAAACCACGCAATCGATCCTGCGCCTGCTGCTCGACATCAACCGCAAGCTCGGCCTGACGATTGTGCTGATCACGCATGAGATGCAGGTGATACGCAGCATCTGCGACCGCGTCGCGGTGATAGACGACTCCCGCATCGTCGAAAGCGGCAAGGTCACCGACGTGTTCCTCCATCCCCGGCATGCCGTGACACAAAAGCTGGTCGCCGAAAGCCACACCTTCGAACAGCAGGACGGCATCGGCCTCGAACATATCAAAGGCAAGGTGGTGCGCCTGACGTTTGTCGGCGACATCACTTACCAGCCGATCCTGACCAACATCACCGCCGCCACGCAGGCGGTGATCACCATCCTGCAAGGCACGATTTCGCGCATCAAGGACATCCCTTACGGCCAGTTGCTGGTGGAGCTCAACGGCAGCGACGAAGACCTCGCCAAGGTGTTCGCGCATTTCGATCACTATCGGATTCATCACGAGGTGCTGGCATGATCGACTTCTCCGTCATCGACTGGGGCGACATCGGCCAGGCCACGCTGGAGACGCTGGCAATGACCGGCTTGTCGCTGTTCTTCACCGTGCTGATCGGACTGCCGCTGGGCATCCTGCTGTTTCTCACCGCGCGCAAGCAATTGCTGGCGCAACGCGGGATATATCTGGTGCTGTCGCTGGCGGTCAACGTGCTGCGCTCGGTGCCGTTCCTGATCCTGCTGATCGTGATGATTCCGATCACCTTGCTGTTGGTCGGCACCTCGCTGGGCGTCGAAGGTTCCATTCCGCCGCTGGTGATCGGCACCGCGCCCTTCTTTGCGCGCCTAGTCGAAAACGTCTTGCGCGAAATCGACCGCGGCGTGCTCGAAGCCTGCCAGGCCATGGGCGCCAAAACACACCAGATCATTTTCGGCGCGCTGCTGCCGGAAGCCTTGCCCGGCCTGCTGGCCGCCGTCACGATCACCGCCATCACGCTGATGTCCTACGCCGCCATGTCCGGCGTCATCGGCGGCGGCGGCCTGGGCGACCTGGCCATCCGCTACGGCTATCAACGATTCCAGACCGAGGTGATGATCGTCACCGTCGCGGTCCTGGTAGTACTGGTGCAGTTACTGCAGTTCTTCGGCGATCGTCTGGTCCTGCATTTCACACGTAAATAAAAAAGGAGTAATACATGTCACGCAAATTGTCTCTTCTGCTCGCCACATCCCTGACCCTGTTCGCCGCCGCAGCACAAGCCGCCGACAAGCTGGTCATCGCCGCCACGCCGGTGCCGCATGCCGAGATCCTCGAATTCATCAAGCCGACGCTGGCCAAGGAAGGCGTCGACCTGCAGGTGAAAGTGTTCACCGACTACGTGCAACCTGCCGCCCAAACCAACGAAAAGCAAGTCGACGGCAACTTCTTCCTGCACCAGCCTTACCTGGATGAATTCAAGAAGAGCCACAAGAACGACATTGAAGTACCGGTGACCAAGGTCCACGTCGAACCGTTTGCCGCGTACTCCCAAAAATACAAGAAGACCGCCGACATCCCGAATGGCGCCACCATCGCCATCCCCAACGATCCGTCCAACTCCGGCCGCGCCCTGCTGCTGCTGGCCCGCAACGGCCTGATCAAACTGAAGGATGCGAGCAGCATCTCGGCCACGCAAAAAGACATCACCGACAATCCGAAGAAACTGAAATTCCGCGAGCTTGAAGCTGCAACGCTGCCGCGCGTGCTGAACCAGGTGGATGTCGCGCTGATCAACACCAACTATGCGATCGAAGCCAAGCTCAATCCGGTCAAGGATTCGCTGTTCATCGAAGATGCCAACTCGCCTTACGCCAACCTGCTGGTCGCGCGCACGGACAACAAGGACAGCGCCGCCATCAAGAAACTGGCTGCCGCCCTGAACTCGCCTGCCGTGAAGAAATTCATCGAGGAAAAATACAAAGGTGCGGTGGTGCCGGCGTTCTGATCGAGCCTTCTGCAAAGCCTGATGAAAAAGCCCGGCATGCCGGGCTTTTTTTATGCAGAATTAATTTGCGTGTTCGATCGAATTATTTTTATTAATCTGTTTCTTTTCAATGCTGAGGAATATCACGGGACTTCTGCGCTTGAATCTCGACAACATGCATCATAAGATCAGCCGGTGTTGTTGCAGGAAAGACCGTCCCACATGAACTACGCTCCCTTGTTCTCTTCCCCGGCGTCAACCGCCCGATTGCGCTTCAACCGATTATTCCCTTTCCTTTTTCTTGTCATCCTGCTCAGCACGCTTGCAGCAACCGCCTCCGCCCGCGACACCATCAAGAAGATCCGCGAAACCAGAACCATCGTCCTGTCGTTCATGGGAAGCGTGGACAATCTGTCGCCATTCGTGGTGATCGAGCCGGATGGCGAAGTCAGCGGCTATACCGTCGAACTCTGCCGCAAGATCATCCAGGGCATCCGCCAGGAACTGCGCATGCCGGACATCAAGATCCAGTACCTGCCCGTCAATGCCTCATCCCGTTTCACAGCATTGCTCGACAACCGCGCCGACCTGGAATGCAGCGTCAGCACCAACAACGCCGAACGCCGCAAGAAATTCGCCTTCACCATCCCGCATTTCTTCACCAGCGTGCGCATGCTGGTGAAAGCCGGATCCTCCATCAAGAACTGGAATGACCTGCGCAACAAACGCGTGGTGACCACACGCGCCACGGCGATGATTGATGTGATCAACAAGCGCAGCAACATTCGCTACCTCGACCTGACTGTGGTTGAACGGGATGGCGACCGGGAGTGTTTTTCGATGCTGGAGCACGGCATGGCCGACGCCTTCATCATGGATGAGATATTGCTATACGGCGCACGCGAGAATGCCGTCGATCCCGAGAAATTCGCCATCGTCGGTACACCGCTGTCGGTGGAACCCTACGCCATCATGCTGCGCAACGACGATCCGGAATTCAAGAAAATGGTCGACCGGCAAATGGCCAGACTGGCCAACAGCGGAGAAATCTACCGTCTCTATAATCGCTGGTTCATGCAACCGATCGGCCCCGACAAGCGCTCGCTGGACATGCCGATGAGTTATATCCTGCGCGACTCGCTGCGCTATCCGACGGACAAGATCACCAATTGACTTCATGGCGCCTGCCGCCAATGCTTCCGCTATCCACGGATGACAGGCGCAGCATGCATGGGGGGTTATCGCTGGAACGAACGCAGCTCGCAAGACGAATCGGCAAGTGCCTGAAAGCGCAAGGAATGACGAGGATGAGGTGGCCTGCCCTAAGGGAATCGAACCCCTAACCTATGGCTTAGAAGGCCATTGCTCTATCCGGTTGAGCTAAGGGCAGATCGGGGAATCAAGCAGAAATGACGGCGCTTGAAATCGTCTTCGGAAATGAAAACGGGCTGTCTTTCGACAGCCCGTTTATGTGTGGTCGGAGTACAAGGATTCGAACCTTGGCCCCCTTGGTCCCAAACCAGACCACACATTTTAGTGTCTTTATAAATCAAAGACTTGACTCTGTCCGTTTCAAGATTATAGCAGAGTTGTACCTATGACGGCACAGGAGAGTCGCGCAAAAGTCGCTCAATCTCGAATTTAGATCAGTCAGATTTTGACATCAATCATTGAATAGAAGGGGGGGGCCCACTCTCCCAACGGGAGTCGGTAGTGTTCTCTCAAAATTGAAAAAGCCCACACGAGGTGGGCTCTTTTTGTCGTTTAATATGTGACGCTAAAAAGGCTTGTAAGCGAGATACATTCTAAGTGGAAAAGCGTTGTTTTCCTTTAGGCGGTCTTCGGCTTGATCAAGCAGCCATCGCTCATCAATCACGCGGAATCCCGCGTTCGTCAGTCGATCCTTGAAATCCGCACCGTAGTGGCGAACGTGACCGTGGTGAGTTTCGTCTGGTATTTCCCATTCACATGTCTTCGCTAACTGCATGCTCTGAGGCACAGACACACTCAAAACACCTCCCGGAACCAGAACCCGAAATAGCTCCGACATCGCCGTTGCATCATCAAGAACATGCTCTAGGACCCGATGGCAAATAATCACATGAAACTGAGTCTTCAATGTAATATTTGTCAGATCTTGGTTCGTGTCGACGTCATCGCCCACAATATTTGACGTCATATATTCGATCGACGCATCAGAACGAATTGACTGAATCCATTCCCGCAGCTCCTCCTCCGGGCTGAAATGAAGGATACGCTTGCCGCGTAGTAGGTGGTCATGATTCTGAAAAAAGTACTTCAATGCGCTGCCCCGTGAAACGTGCGGCCAGGAGCCCGTCACTAAATTAGCCCCGTAGGCAGCATCCGAAACCGCCAAGGCATTCTCCAAACTATCCCGCAGTTCGGTCTCGCGCAGCACCTTGCTGCGATCAGGGATCCCATTTCGAAGATCGCTCTTGGCGATTTCCAAGGTAATACGCTCACGTAAGGCGGAGTTCGGAACCTTCTTTTGAAGCTCACGCAGGGCATTTCGCGCGGCTACTTCACGCGCCTCTCCATTTAATGAAGGTAACAGCTTGTAGTAGAAATTCAGAACACCTGATGCAGTATTTTCTTCAATTGGAAGGTCAAACTGCGCAAGAAAATCAAATTTGGATCGTAGGTAGAGCGCCTGCCGAACGTCCAACGCTGATAGCATCGGATTTGACGGGGCGCGGCTCTCCTGCACACGACTGATGCGAAACGACGCCCGGTATTCTCCAACTCGAATTCCAATACCAGAACTTAACTTACTTTTAATTTTTTGCAGCATCGTTGTCAGCGCCTCTGTTGTTCTGAGAAATGCAAATATTGATTGGTAACAACTATATGCCAATACTTGTTTGCATCGCATTATAAGGCGCAAAGTCAGTATTTACTGACGACAATTCCTTGCCTTGAGCTTGACTGTCCAAGGGCATCCGGTATTGCTCGTCCGAGATCTCGACTGTTGGTTCTGGCATACCCCCTCGCGGAAAATCTATTTGTTCTACCAATGGTGTCGAAGCAGAACCCCATAAACGGTCGCTAGCTACATGTCAACAAGTGGCTAAGCGGCTGCACCAAACTAGCCCGTGTGGGGGCCGACTCTTGCGGTCCCCCTCAGCTTCAATGCCGCAAAGCGGATCCTTCGAAAATTGGAATGAACGCTGACGCCCAGAAGGGATTAATTACCCTTCGTCGACAGCATTAAACACACCGTTTGTTGGTTTCGATTCCCCCGGAATTCGACGCGGAAGCCACACCTTCAAAAATACGCGATCTAGGAAAAACAAAAAGATCGGCACTATAGCGAGTCCATAGGTCAACAAGGCAGTCTGTAAAGCGATTTGGTTTAAGAATACCGCATTCATTCCCAACACTGCCAAGTAGGTGACACGAATCGGCCTCATTTGGATTCGCCTCCCTATGAAATCCAAACACCATAGAACAAGCGGCCCCAGCAGCGCAAATATGCAAAGTCCTGGCATGCCAAACGCAGCATAACCCCCGAGAAAAAAAACACCGGGATTGCTACCACTATCCGGGCCAAGCAAAGTTAAAGCCACTTCGACGTCGGGCCAGCGCGGGGGTATCCCACTCAGTTTGGCAAGCACATTAATGCCACTTAAACCGGTAAAAGGCAGCATGTCTGGGTACACT is a window of Herbaspirillum hiltneri N3 DNA encoding:
- a CDS encoding methionine ABC transporter ATP-binding protein, whose protein sequence is MIRIEHLHKNYQVANRDITALTDINLHIDAGEIFGVIGRSGAGKSTLIRTLNLLERPSSGSIFIEGEDITRFDGAQLHALRQRVGMIFQHFNLLNAKTVAANIDWPLKITGKYTREQRAARVSELLELVGLSEHRDKYPAQLSGGQKQRVGIARALANYPHLLLCDEATSALDPETTQSILRLLLDINRKLGLTIVLITHEMQVIRSICDRVAVIDDSRIVESGKVTDVFLHPRHAVTQKLVAESHTFEQQDGIGLEHIKGKVVRLTFVGDITYQPILTNITAATQAVITILQGTISRIKDIPYGQLLVELNGSDEDLAKVFAHFDHYRIHHEVLA
- the prfB gene encoding peptide chain release factor 2 (programmed frameshift); the protein is MEAERLNSLQSLLDDLAVRAAELRRYLDFDVKSEKLDQVNGELEDPEVWNDPKRAQDLGKEKKSLENIVHTLIKIDGDLNDTRDLFAMAREEKDEETLEAIEADAETIKGLVEGMEFRRMFSNPMDPNNCFIDIQAGAGGTEAQDWASMLLRQYLRYCERKGFKAEILEQSDGEVAGIKTATIKVEGEYAYGFLRTETGVHRLVRKSPFDSANGRHTSFSSLFVYPEVDESFEIDINPADVRVDTYRASGAGGQHINKTDSAVRLTHGPSGIVVQCQNDRSQHRNRAEAWDMLRAKLFELELRKRMSEQQKLEDSKTDVGWGHQIRSYVLDQSRIKDLRTNFEMGNTKAVLDGDLDGFIAASLKQGV
- the lysS gene encoding lysine--tRNA ligase, with the translated sequence MTTQNDNAAQPQQPPVDENAIIAERRAKLGAIREQGVAFPNDFRPEHNAAALHAQYGELDNEALEANPVKVSIAGRMMLKRVMGKASFATLQDASGPRADGRMQLYVTNDVTGEAAHAAFKHYDLGDILGAEGTLFKTKTGELSVKVTGLRLVTKSLRPLPDKFHGLSDQETKYRQRYVDLIMSEETRRTFKARTAAMSSIRRFMEKNDFMEVETPMLHTIPGGAAAKPFITHHNALDMQMFLRIAPELYLKRLVVGGFNRVFEVNRNFRNEGVSPRHNPEFTMMEFYAAYVDYQWLMSFTEQVIRQAAIDAHGTATLTYQGRELDLAKPFQRLTITGAIKKYAPEYTDEQLGDIEFLRTALKKFGVKTDQAPLAKAGIGALQLALFEETAESQLWEPTYIIDYPVEVSPLARASDTVAGITERFELFITGREIANGFSELNDAEDQAARFQAQVAAKDAGDEEAMYYDADYIRALEYGMPPAGGCGIGIDRLMMLITDSPNIRDVILFPHLRRED
- a CDS encoding amino acid ABC transporter substrate-binding protein, coding for MNYAPLFSSPASTARLRFNRLFPFLFLVILLSTLAATASARDTIKKIRETRTIVLSFMGSVDNLSPFVVIEPDGEVSGYTVELCRKIIQGIRQELRMPDIKIQYLPVNASSRFTALLDNRADLECSVSTNNAERRKKFAFTIPHFFTSVRMLVKAGSSIKNWNDLRNKRVVTTRATAMIDVINKRSNIRYLDLTVVERDGDRECFSMLEHGMADAFIMDEILLYGARENAVDPEKFAIVGTPLSVEPYAIMLRNDDPEFKKMVDRQMARLANSGEIYRLYNRWFMQPIGPDKRSLDMPMSYILRDSLRYPTDKITN
- a CDS encoding methionine ABC transporter permease; protein product: MIDFSVIDWGDIGQATLETLAMTGLSLFFTVLIGLPLGILLFLTARKQLLAQRGIYLVLSLAVNVLRSVPFLILLIVMIPITLLLVGTSLGVEGSIPPLVIGTAPFFARLVENVLREIDRGVLEACQAMGAKTHQIIFGALLPEALPGLLAAVTITAITLMSYAAMSGVIGGGGLGDLAIRYGYQRFQTEVMIVTVAVLVVLVQLLQFFGDRLVLHFTRK
- a CDS encoding methyltransferase domain-containing protein, giving the protein MLQKIKSKLSSGIGIRVGEYRASFRISRVQESRAPSNPMLSALDVRQALYLRSKFDFLAQFDLPIEENTASGVLNFYYKLLPSLNGEAREVAARNALRELQKKVPNSALRERITLEIAKSDLRNGIPDRSKVLRETELRDSLENALAVSDAAYGANLVTGSWPHVSRGSALKYFFQNHDHLLRGKRILHFSPEEELREWIQSIRSDASIEYMTSNIVGDDVDTNQDLTNITLKTQFHVIICHRVLEHVLDDATAMSELFRVLVPGGVLSVSVPQSMQLAKTCEWEIPDETHHGHVRHYGADFKDRLTNAGFRVIDERWLLDQAEDRLKENNAFPLRMYLAYKPF
- a CDS encoding outer membrane lipoprotein, with translation MEVVKSPSRIHPLVATAAVAVTLVSLVGVAAITGLLPTSNSSVAPQQAMTDATTAPQSPQQLQQAQNNQQPAPKANYAQQAQQNSNSYGNPAPAAVARCSSCGEVQAVRAIQHTPKASGVGIVAGAVLGGVLGNQIGSGNGRTLATVAGAGAGGYAGNEVEKHTRTTTSYVVDVRMENGSVRSFPQSGEGWRVGDQVRVVNGHLTSRG
- a CDS encoding MetQ/NlpA family ABC transporter substrate-binding protein translates to MSRKLSLLLATSLTLFAAAAQAADKLVIAATPVPHAEILEFIKPTLAKEGVDLQVKVFTDYVQPAAQTNEKQVDGNFFLHQPYLDEFKKSHKNDIEVPVTKVHVEPFAAYSQKYKKTADIPNGATIAIPNDPSNSGRALLLLARNGLIKLKDASSISATQKDITDNPKKLKFRELEAATLPRVLNQVDVALINTNYAIEAKLNPVKDSLFIEDANSPYANLLVARTDNKDSAAIKKLAAALNSPAVKKFIEEKYKGAVVPAF